AATCTTGGTTCATTCTTTGAACATGGCTGGGTAAATGAAACTTGCATAATACAATAATTTTTATGAATTCTaaattaatgttaattttttctttGAGCAGTCCTGGTGGCTTGGGTTTTCTTTTATTTGGTAGtgtcttttctcttctcttttttttttcatgtaagTCTTGTTGAAATGAGGTAAAGTTGTTTTGATTGCATTATAATTCCTTCAGTTGTGTAAAATTTGGCcttgaaagaaagaatatgGAGTTAAATGTCTTCGTAGATGGTTCTTAACGTGTCAAATAGTTCATTTGCTTGTTGTTGATATCCTGCAATTCCTTGCCATTCATATTATACTTGTAATTTGTGTTTATGGTTACTGTTGTTCTTTATCCAGCTGATGGAAGTACATCAGTTACTGAATCCGGCAGAGCAGCAGCCCCAGGTAAAAGTATGAAGCAGACTTCACGAAAGAAAGAAGGTACTCCTGTTACATCATCAGTGGCTACTGATAAGAAATCTGGAGATCGTGCATTAGaaaaagagaggaagaaagatGCTCCTCCTCCACGAATGCAATTCGATGACAAGACTAGAGTGGAAAAAGCTAAAAGGCGTGCAGTAGTCAATCAAACTGAAGCTAGAAACAGAGTTGAATTATTCCGGCATTTGCCTCAATACGAACATGGGACTCAGCTTCCTGAACTTGAGTCAAAGCTTTTCCAACTTGATCCGGTGCATCCTTCTGTTTTCAAGGTACTTTTTTGCAGTTTCATTAGTTTGGTTCAACAAAGTAATGTAATGGCATCTACATGTCAACAAGGTCGGTCAATTATGTATCTGGAGATGAGTACTAACATAAAAACCAACTTATTCTTTTTAGTTACTATAATTTGTACTCACAAGTTAATTTAACTGCAACAAGAGATCCATCTCCAATTTCTTTGATATTATAACTGTTATTTGTTGTCATTATAATTATGTCTTCAATGctgaaaaatatatttgaaaaCCTTGAATCAAATAGGTTAACTTCAGCTTTTTGTTCAAGCTTGCATGTAAGTTGTGCATATATGCACATTGTGATGCCAGTGATATTAGTCAGAGGGCTCATGCTATGGTCTTTTGAATAGAACCAGCATCTTTAGTATTTCATTCCTTCCCATGCAGAAGGACAGAAAACATTATGCCTTTTACATGACAACCACTGTATCTTTATGCCAATTTAGTTGctcttttttttaactttcatTCTCAAGCTATGTGTTTTTTAGTCCATGATTTTTGCATATAAACTTGAGTAAAATGGCAATTTAGATAGGGTGCTCATCAGCTTATTTAATTGTCAGGTTGGATTGCGTTACATGACTGGAGATATATCAGGTGATAATGCTCGTTGTATTGAAATGCTTAAAGCATTTCAGGAAGCCATTATAGACTACTCCACTCCACCTGAAAAACTCCTTGTTCGAGATTTAACTGCAAAAATCAGTAGTTATGTTTCATTTTTTACCGAATGCAGGCCACTGTCTGTTAGCATGGGGAATGCAATTAGGTTTGTAAAGAGTCGTATTGCCAAGTTGCCTTTAAATCACACTGAATCTGAGGCAAAAGCAGCTATTTGTTCTGATATTGACCGATtcattaatgaaaaaataatttttgctGATAAGGTGATTGTTGGCCATGCTGTTACTAAGGTTAGGGATGGAGATATTCTTCTCACATATGGATTGTCATGTGTTGTTGAAATGATTCTCTTACATGCCCATGACCTTGGGAAACAGTTCCGAGTTGTGGTGGTAGACTCAAGGCCAAAGCTTGAAGGTCAGGCCTTACTACGTAGGCTTGTGACCAAAGGCCTAAGTTGTACATACACTCATATAAATGCTGTTTCTTATATCATGCACGAGGTCACAAAGGTTTTTCTGGGAGCTTCTGCCATTCTGTGCAATGGAACTGTATATTCAAGGGTTGGGACTGCTTGTGTTGCTATGGTGGCTCATGCATTTAATGTTCCTGTATTAATCTGTTGTGAAACTTATAAGTTTCATGAAAGGGTGCAACTTGATTCAATATGTTCCAATGAACTAGGTAAGTCATAGCATTGGCTTGTTAGTGTGGAATTTTTAGAACATGCTTGATATATGTATTTGGAGGAATGGTTGGGATAGGAATTTATTTGTGCTTCTATCAAGTATTATTATGAAAAAAAAGGGGAATCTTTGTTCCAGCTCTGCCAAGGGAGCTATACATTGTATCTCGAAATCCAGTTGACAACTGAATTTGACATACTTGAAATTGCAAGCAGGTAACCCAGATGCTGTTGCCATGGTTCGTGGAAGAAGGGAGGTCAATTATCTGGACAATTGGACTAGTGAAGACAATTTGCTGCTTCTGAATTTAATGTATGCCTTAGAGATCTGGCTCCTTAAAATAAGGAGAGAACTTTACATGATAAAGTGCAGACTTATAACCATTGATTAGAAAATCAGTTGTTGTGATTTTAACAAATTTATAATTTGTTATACACATACTTGTATTTTATCATGATCTCAACTGTTTATTTTCTAATCAATGGTTATTGCGCTAGCACTATCGAGAAGTATAAATCTAACAATGCTTTAGATATTCCATTTGTGTGAACAGCCCCCAAAACTGGATCAACTGATTTTATTTCATTCACAGGTATGATGTTACACCTTCAGATTATATCTCATCAATTGTTACGGATCATGGAATGGTAAGTTGATTAGTGTGTATACAGTGTGTCACCTACAGGTTATGAATATTTTCGCATAATTACCCATTTCGTGATCGTTTATCTGTTTTCCTCTTTGCAGATACCTCCTACAAGTGTGCCTGTAATTGTGCGCGAGTATGGACGAGACCACATGATACAAAGATAGACAGAAGTTAGAAAGTGGCTTTAACAGCCCTCTGCCGGTTTTGGTACATACAACTTTTCTATAATATACCCGAGGTTTAGTTCAAGTGCCTTTTTCTAATACCTTTAGGCTCCCAACGATTATAAAGATGCATATTCTTTCAATAGTTTCAAATTCTTTCAAAAGTCCAGGGACACCGGAATTGCAAGCAACTCATAATGAAGCAtcgatttttgttttttccagATTATTTTCCTGCAACCTTGAGGTTCTGTAGGTGCTAAAATTTTATTTGATATTGTCACTATGTTTGGGTTTCCATTGAACTTAACGCCGATCCATATTTGAGTCAACATGGCAAAATCTTGCATTTTACTATTTACATTGATTCGTTGTGATGTGAAACGGAAAACCAAACTGGCGCTATATTGGCTGTAGTGACAATCAAAGTTCAAGCACTCTACTGAATGgagatttataaaaaaaaaaaggtttgttCTAATATTAGTACGATTATATCATA
This is a stretch of genomic DNA from Lotus japonicus ecotype B-129 chromosome 1, LjGifu_v1.2. It encodes these proteins:
- the LOC130729254 gene encoding uncharacterized protein LOC130729254 produces the protein MDGRRAVIDPKVRRVGFAAPPPQNDSASASPVTIPLPRHLSERTAAVPVPESGFRRQPSGEWVPVGSYNPSESLLGTSPTVTPSSNGAGLVDGEFSEDLSGDSGFRPSDSSFPCRGFDLPAVKPAEKSFAAAEAIVKTHSGGTTEKREGTVKDVSRDVPATSKPLKEKTTKAERRALQEAQRAAKAAAKADGSTSVTESGRAAAPGKSMKQTSRKKEGTPVTSSVATDKKSGDRALEKERKKDAPPPRMQFDDKTRVEKAKRRAVVNQTEARNRVELFRHLPQYEHGTQLPELESKLFQLDPVHPSVFKVGLRYMTGDISGDNARCIEMLKAFQEAIIDYSTPPEKLLVRDLTAKISSYVSFFTECRPLSVSMGNAIRFVKSRIAKLPLNHTESEAKAAICSDIDRFINEKIIFADKVIVGHAVTKVRDGDILLTYGLSCVVEMILLHAHDLGKQFRVVVVDSRPKLEGQALLRRLVTKGLSCTYTHINAVSYIMHEVTKVFLGASAILCNGTVYSRVGTACVAMVAHAFNVPVLICCETYKFHERVQLDSICSNELGNPDAVAMVRGRREVNYLDNWTSEDNLLLLNLMYDVTPSDYISSIVTDHGMIPPTSVPVIVREYGRDHMIQR